ACGGCCACGCCCTGCACTTCTGGGACCTGCGCCAGCGGCGCCACCTGCAGACCGTCGACCTCGGCGACGCGTACCAGATGCCGCTGGAGTTGCGGCCCGCGCACGATCCGTCGAAGACGTACGGCTTCGTCGGCGTGGTGATCAGCGTCGAGGACCTCTCCGCCTCGATCTGGGTGTGGCACCGCGACGGCGAACGGTGGACCGCCACCCGTGTGATCGACATCCCGGCCGAGCCGGCCGACCCGGAACTCCTGCCCGACCTGCTCAAACCCTTCGGCGCGGTGCCCCCGCTGGTCACCGACATCGACCTCTCCGTCGACGACCGCTTTCTGTACATCTCCTGCTGGGGCACCGGCGAACTGCGGCAGTACGACGTCAGCGACCCCTTCCACCCGGTACAGACCGGCTCGGTACGACTCGGCGGCATCGTCGGCCGGGCCGCGCACCCGGCCCGACCGGACCTGCCGCTGGCCGGCGGCCCGCAGATGGTCGAGGTGAGCCGGGACGGCCGCCGGGTCTACCTGACGAACTCGCTCTACGGGGCCTGGGACGACCAGTTCTATCCGGACGGGGTTGGTGCCTGGCAGGCCAAGCTGGACGTCGACCCGGGCGCCGGAGGGCTGGCCGTCGACCCACGGTTCTTCCCGCACGGGAACGATTTCCGGGGCCTGCGGGTGCACCAGACTCGACTCCAGGGCGGCGACGC
The nucleotide sequence above comes from Plantactinospora soyae. Encoded proteins:
- a CDS encoding selenium-binding family protein — encoded protein: MTRWTPDPTFYASPRDAAGAPPEKLAYVAAFDREARRPDAIAVVDVDPESTGYGTVVGWTDLPHTGDELHHFGWNACSSALCPTAPHPHVERRYLIVPGLRSSRIYVLDTKADPSRPEIVKVLEPDELADRAGYSRPHTVHCGPDGIYLSALGGAHGADGPGGIAVLDHDTFEVRGAWEADRGPQFLAYDAWWHLNHDVMVTSEWGTPSMIENGIVGELLLGRKYGHALHFWDLRQRRHLQTVDLGDAYQMPLELRPAHDPSKTYGFVGVVISVEDLSASIWVWHRDGERWTATRVIDIPAEPADPELLPDLLKPFGAVPPLVTDIDLSVDDRFLYISCWGTGELRQYDVSDPFHPVQTGSVRLGGIVGRAAHPARPDLPLAGGPQMVEVSRDGRRVYLTNSLYGAWDDQFYPDGVGAWQAKLDVDPGAGGLAVDPRFFPHGNDFRGLRVHQTRLQGGDASSDSYCFR